One Acidimicrobiales bacterium genomic window carries:
- a CDS encoding DNA-3-methyladenine glycosylase, translating into MAEPAASRGSASTPAWAALSRGLFLGDARQVAPQLLNKLVVRDGVAGRIVEVEAYRGAEDPASHAYRGPTRRNATMFGPPGHLYVYFSYGVHWCANAVCGPEGTAHAVLLRALAPVTGVEQMWARRSGARRERDLCSGPGKLCQALGIGRQQDGADLVTGDGGVLLAADERPPPRRPGVGPRVGITVAADHPWRWWVPGDANVSRGGRRPRRRMDP; encoded by the coding sequence GTGGCTGAGCCGGCCGCCTCCCGGGGCTCAGCATCGACCCCCGCGTGGGCGGCGCTTTCCCGTGGCTTGTTCCTTGGAGACGCCCGTCAGGTGGCGCCTCAGCTCCTGAACAAGCTCGTGGTGCGGGACGGCGTCGCTGGGCGGATCGTCGAGGTCGAGGCCTATCGAGGCGCCGAGGACCCTGCCTCCCACGCCTACCGGGGTCCCACCAGGCGGAACGCCACCATGTTCGGGCCTCCCGGCCACCTGTACGTGTACTTCAGCTACGGCGTGCACTGGTGCGCCAACGCCGTCTGCGGTCCGGAAGGAACCGCTCACGCCGTCCTCCTGCGGGCCCTGGCTCCCGTCACGGGGGTGGAGCAGATGTGGGCCCGACGGTCGGGTGCCCGACGGGAGCGGGACCTGTGCAGCGGCCCCGGTAAGCTGTGTCAGGCGTTGGGAATCGGCCGGCAGCAGGACGGGGCCGACCTGGTCACCGGTGATGGGGGTGTGCTGCTCGCTGCTGACGAGCGCCCGCCGCCACGTCGCCCGGGGGTTGGGCCTCGGGTCGGGATCACCGTGGCGGCCGATCACCCGTGGCGGTGGTGGGTGCCGGGCGACGCCAACGTCTCTC